Part of the Bacteroidota bacterium genome is shown below.
CACAATGAGGAAATGTAAAACATGTTTCATGGTTTTTAATTTTTGGGTTAATAATTAAAACCACTTTCCTCATTAATCTCATTTTGTCATAATCCATGTCTGAAAATATAGTTGGAAATTTTCAGGCATCTGGTTGTCTTTTGTTTTTCGGGGATAAAGATACGTACTGAAAATGCGTTTCACAAATGGTGTTCATCGACTAAAACCGGGCATATATAGAACGAAACGTGTTGTTGAATATGTAAATTAACCCTGCCGGTATGGGAACAGAAATATTAACAGTAATAAAAAATAAACTGTTTAGACAAAATACGGTTGATATTTTGTGTTGAAGTGCGAAATTATTAAGTAAAAAGCCCCTTGCTATTGGCTTTCAGCAAGGGGCTTTTTCTGTACTAACTTTTTATCTATTATCGTATGACTAAAAATTGACTTCAAAAGATGCCGTATATCTTCTGCCTATTCCAAAGAAAACGCTTGCACTTTTTGCATCAAAATCATTGAATGCGGGAATGTTATACGTGTCGTTATTGGCGGCATCCGAAATGTATAATTTATCAAGCAGATTAAGCACACTCACGCGCACTGCGTAACGAATCTTGTTCACTTTAAAACTATAGCCTGCATGTGCATCCACCAGGTAATAGGCGGGAATCATCCACGAATCTTTCTGATTGCCGTTTGCGTCGAGGGTTTCAGGCGAACCGTTCAATGATTCCGCTGCAAAAGCCGAGTAATAACGACTGAAATAAGTGAATTGTCCTTTGAGGTAAAATCCTTTAGCGGGTGTAACGCGGATACTGCCTGCATATTGAGTCTGCGCTGCATCGTCAACATGAATGCCCTTAGCGTTGAAGTCCATGGTGCCGCGAAGTTTCTGATAGCTGTCGTAAAGTTCTACGCCTTTTACAACAGATGTCCAGATCCAGTCGCCCAATGATGCGAGTCCCTGCACTTCAAGCCAGTTGAGTGGTTTAACAAGCACATCAAGTTCAACACCCATATGGCGTGCATCAATTCCGGGAATTTCGCCGGTTACATTATCGCCTTCAACTAATGTAGTAATCGGGTTCACGGCTTTGTTTTTCCAGATCGTGTAATAACCGTTCAGATTTGCAGCAAACTTCCGCATATTCACACTGTAGCCAAGCTCGGCAGCTTCAACAACTTCACTTCGTATATTTTTAATTAAATTGATGGAATTCCGCTCATAAATATATCTGAAATCGCGGGCTTTCGTCAGATAGCCAAGGTTTGCAAAAATATTCATGGATTCGGTGAGATTGTAGTTTACACCGCCTTTGATAGTATAGCTTGGAATCCATTTCCAGTCCGATTCCTGATATTTTAACCCGGGAGTTTCCCGTGTAAACGTCTTGCCGTTGTATTGAATGGTGTCGCTATATCCAACCTTTAACAGTGAGTCGCCTTCTTTGATTACTTTTTTAGCGAAATAATCAATTTTCTTAAACCCGCTGTACGAACCGCTTACATTTAAAAATGCGCTCCAGTTACCGGCTTTCATTTCCGCCTGAACAAAGCCACCACCCCAGCGTACAATGCCGTCGTAATAATAATTGGTCTTGTCGCCGACGCGGTGCATCGTTTTTGAATCGCTGTTATTATCACCCTGAGTCAAACCAACGTTTTCAATTACATAATCACCGCCAAGCAAGTCGCGGATTTGTTCAAAATGGCTACCTCTGTAACTGCGAAGGTCAATGCCACCGGCGAAATCAAATGTTTTACTGATTTTCCAGTTGATAGTTGAAAGTAAGCCATACCAAACATGATTGTTTACCGAACTTTTTATGTATTGCGAAGCTATGTGCTCCGTTTTACTGTAAGTCGGATTTATTGAGAACGGACCGAGGTTGCCGTCATAATAACTTTGCCAGTTAACCTGTCCGCGTGCGTCCAGATTATTTTCTGCAACAGTATTCTTGGGTGATGTACCTCCTCCAAAACCAAGAGAGGTGTATGCTATATTCGAGATGTACAATTTTTCGTTCACCTGCCAGAAATCGCGCAGGGTTATCATGGGTTTGTGAAAATAATTCACGTAACCGTTCAGTTTCTCAACATCGGCGCGTGTTTTCGTTTTATCATCATTCAGCGTGTAACGTTCAAGGTATCCCCAGGCCTGGTTATACCGTTCACCCAAACCATAATATTTTTGAGGAAAGCTGTCGACACCCAGTGAGCGTGCATATTCTAGACTGGTGGTGGCGATCGGTTTTTTATAAGGTCTTTGACCATGTTGCTGTGGAGCGCCCAGTCCACTGATGCTGATAATATGTTTACCTATGATTTTATCTACCTTAAGATAATAGAACCATCCTTTCGACCAGGCTTCGTCAACATTGCCGTCAGTGTATTTATAAGAACCGGCAAAAGTAACGCCCCAGCCGTGTTTCAGTTTGCCTGAATTATACGCCAGCGTTGAACGAAGATAACCGTCGCTGCCCACTTCTTGTTTGGCGCTCAGTAATCGCTGGCTGTTAATGCCGCTGGTTACAATATTCATTGTTCCGCCAACTGAAGGGATAGCGAGTTTGGAAGCGCCTAAACCGCGCTGCACTTGTACATTTCGTGTAACAGCATCCAGCCCGAACCAGTTCGACCAGTACACCCATGAATTTTCCATATCGTTTACCGGAATACCGTCTATCATCACGGCAACGTTGCGCTGGCTGAATCCGCGGATATTGATACGCGAGTCGCCGTCGCCACCGCCCTGCTGCGTGGCATACACGCCGGGAGTGCTGTTAAGCACCATGGGTAAATCCTGCGAACCGAGCTCTTCCTGGAGTTTTGCCGGAAGAACGGTAGTAAATGCTACCGGTGTTTCACGCGTTTTAGCAATATCTGCCACAACTTCTACTTCGGAAAGGGTTACTGTGCTGAGCGCGAAATCAACGGTTGTATTGTTTTCATTCGCACTGACTTTTTTGGTTTGAGTCATATAACCGACATACGAAACGCTGATAGTATAATCGCCTTTATCCACCGTAAAAGTGAAGGTTCCGCTGATGTCGGTTACCGTTCCTTTACCTTCGGCATATACTACATTTACTCCGGGAATGGTTTCACCGGTGGTAGCGTCACGCACAGTGCCTGAAATTTTTGTTTTCTGGGCAAGCGTAATAAAAGGAACAGCCAGCAGGGCTATAATAAGGATAAATTTTTTCATGATGTGCTTGTTAATTATTCTTTCAAACATCGTATTAAAGATATTCCAGACCTGTCGCCAGATCTGGAATACCGTGGAAATTATTATGTAATCGCAAATGTTGAATCTTGTAAATTCATCATTTTTGATGGTCGTTTGTATTTATTCAACAACAATTTTCCGTGTAACAAGACTATTGTCACTGAAGGTGGTTTTAACCACATAAACGCCAGGAGTGAGGGCATCCAGCCTGAGAATCATATCTGCTCTGGTGCCGGTGTTTTTGCGTGAAAGCACCCTGTCGCCGATAACGTTATAGATTTCTACAGAACCAATCACTGCATTGCCTTTTATGGTCAGTTCTTTATTTATAACCGGATTCGGGAAGAAATAAACCTGATGATTATTGTCGTATTGTTTCACGGCGTTCGGATTGCAGTTGCAGGTATGTGAGCCCAAATGTGACCAGGTGTTTTCGGGCAGTGAATCCCATTCTAAATTTACAATAAATGGAGTCGGATTCGTTGTGATGCCGGCTAGTACAGTTGGTTTACGGATAAGCGTATGATTAACTGACCATGCAAGATAATCGTAGGTAGTAGTATAGTCGCCGTTAGGACCGGGTTGATCGTACCAGCCCGAACCGGGATCGGGAGCTCCGACATGACCGAAAACGTCAACAATAACACCACCGGTCATTTCAAGGGTAATTGCATCATTCCCATTGTAGTACAAAGGGTCGGTGCCATGAACACCGCTACCATGCTGGTTTCCCATGTTGTAAAGTACGGAATCAATAAAACCGTAGGAGTTTGAATCAAGCTGTCCGTTGGTCACCACCCAGGTGCCGTAAGCCGGTACAATGCCTGAAAGTGCGAGAGATTCTGCAACTGTAGAACCACCGTTTGAGTAGCGATTCAGGAAATAGCCCGATAGATTTTTTGGGGCAGCCGTGGGATTGTATATTTCCATGGCTTTGTTTTGTGATGTGCCTTCTACGTATTCCGAGAAGAAAAATTCTGTACAGCTCTGTGCGTTAGCAAACATTGCCATCAGAAGCGCCGATACAATAAGTAGTGTTCTTTTCATGTTAATGGAGTTTATTAATTAATAAATTTAATCTTATTGTGAGGAAGCAAAAGTAATGATTTCTTACGACTTTCAACTGTCAGCTGTTGACTTTCGACTTACGACTATGGCAAACTTGCCTTGAACTGCGCGTATTCGGTTTCAAGAAGTTGACCTGATGCGCCCCCCAAACCCTGCCATACTTCATTAATGTGAGTTATACGATTGTCGGGCGAAGGATGGGTGCTCAAAAATACCGGTACCGTTGATTCATTTCCCAGTTTTGTAAAGAAATCGGCAAGACTCGGAGCATTGTATTCTGTTACATACAGGTATTTCACGGCATATTCATCTGCTTCGTTTTCATCGGCACGGCTGAATGCCAGAGAAGATAATCCTTCTGCAAGTCCGGCAGCTATTTGCGCAGCCTGACTTGGGTTATCGCCCAGTATAATGGCAAGTAACAGCTCAATTCCATATGTTTTTGTCAGCTGGTCGGTCGAATGGCGGCGAGCCGCATGAGCCATTTCGTGCGCCATAACACCGGCAAACTGAGCTTCATTATCCAGAAATTTTATTAATCCTGTATAGAAATACATATACCCACCGGGAACTGCAAATGCATTCAATACATCGTCTCGATGAATTATTTTAACCCTCCATTCAAACTGATCTTTATAACTCACCAGACCTGAGTTCAGAATTTTATCGCGTATGCCGCGTATATGTGTATAGGCCTCAGGATACGATGCCTCATCCAGCTGCGGATACTGTGCAGGATCTGCGTCTATTTGTGCAACTACTTGCTTCCCAAGACTGATATCATCCGCAAGAGAAAAAATATTCAGACTGTTGTCTTTACCTACTTTGCCTTCTTTTTTGCAGCTCATTGCAAAAAATGAACTGAACATTACTAAAAAAAGGAAGGATTTATACATTGTTTTCATACCCGGATATTTGTACACAAAAATATATATTCTTAGCCCGATATCCAATACTATGCAAACCTTTTTATTAATGGTTCGGTTTCCCTTTATACTTGGGTGATGAACAGGTAACTGTAGGCTTGGCAGAATATCGTATTTTTGCAAAAAAAAATTGTAACCATGGACTTACAGCCACTTTTATTAAATATTACGTATAGAACTTCACGGAGCTCGGGCAGTGGCGGGCAAAATGTTAACAAGGTTTCTACTCGGGTAGAATTATTATTTGACCTTGGTGCTTGTGCCATTCTCAGCGATTCCGATAAACAAAAAATTTCTTTGAAACTGAAAAACAGGATAAATTCAGACGGAATTCTTCGAATTGTGTCTCAAAAGGAGCGAACGCAGCTTGGAAATAAAAAGGTAGTTACCGCAAAGTTTTTCAATATTATTGAAAATTGCCTGAAACCGGTCAAAAGACGTCGGGCTACTCAGGTTCCCGAAGCTGAGAAAGAAACAAGGATACGCGAAAAAAAGATAAAGAGTGTGATAAAAGAAAACAGAAGAAAAATAGAATAAAAAAAACCGGCATTTCCGCCGGTCTTTTTTATAATAAGTCAAATCTTAGTTGCATGTTGCGGTATAGTAACCGTCATTCCAAATAGCTTTGTAAGTGCTTTCATCGGTATCAACAACTTTTTTCATGCCGCAGTAGTCGGTTTGGTCAACTTTATTACCGGTAGAGCGTTCGGTTGCTGTACATGTTACACATTTCCTGCAAGAAGAGAAGGCAAGGATGGCGATGACTGCAACGCCTGCGAAAACGAGTATTCTTTTCATCATAATGTAAAATATTTAGGTAAGAAATTAATATTTGTGAATGCAAAGATACAAATTAAACTTTCAGATTTCAACCTCAGAAATTTTGACGAACTTCATTTTTAATATACTCAATTGCCGTGGCATTGGCGCTTTTTTCAAGATTCATAGACATTTCAAGAATGAGTGTACTAAGTTCGGTTGCGCCGGCACCGTCATTCAGGCGTGATGCTGCCAGATTCACAAGTTTTATGGATTCTTCCTTGGCGTTGCGCGTTAGTTCCCAGGCAGTACTCGAAATATAGATTTGCTGAGAGAGATTGTGCTCAAATTCCTCGCGGATAGTCTGAATAAGTGATGTCTGTAACAAAAATGCAGACATTCCCGGGGAAGCAACACGCATCAGGATACTGCCGGGCGAAATACGCTCGAGCAGCAGCACAATACGCTCGTATGCCTGCAATCGCACCGGACTGATCATGGCCTGCCGTTCCATTTTCATTTCGAGTAAACGACGTTTGTTCTCATTTTCGAGAAATGCCTTTAACAGCAACCATGCTGTTATAAAAACGATACCTGCAGGCAGTATATATTTTAATAGTTCCAGAACGACTTCCATTGCTGTAATTTATTGGTTGTTATTGATGGCAAATATCGAAAAAAAGCTGACAGGGCTGTGAAAAAAATGCTAATTTTGACCGTTTAATTTTTGTATGTCTTATTAATCAAACCTTTGATATCATGAAAATATTATCAGACAGGATAAATAATCTGAGCGAATCTGAAACTCTTGCCATGACCCAACGCAGCCGGGAACTGAAAGCGAAAGGGTTTGATGTAATAAATCTCAGCATCGGAGAACCCGATTTCAATACTCCTGAAAGAATTAAACAGGCAGGCAAAGAGGGTATTGACAAGAATTTTACACACTATACTCCCGTATCAGGTTATCTTGATTTACGTGAGGCAATTTGCACCAAGCTTAAAAGGGATAATAATCTGAATTTTACACCCGACCAGATTGTGGTGTCTAACGGTGCCAAGCAATCCATTGCCAATGTGATGCTTTCTTTGGTAAATCCGGGCGACGAAGTTATTGTACCTGCACCATATTGGGTATCATACAAGGAATTGGTGAAGCTTGCCGAAGGCGTTTCCGTAGTGATTCCGGGAACTATTGAAAATAATTTTAAAATTACACCGGCTCAGTTAGAGCAGGCAATCACTCCGAAAACTAAAGTTTTTATTTTTAGCAGTCCTTGCAATCCTACGGGCTCCGTGTATTCAAAAGATGAACTGCATGCCCTTGCCGAAGTTTTTGCACGCAACAAACATGTGTTTATTATAGCCGATGAAATTTATGAATACATAAATTTTACAGGCAAAACAGAAAGTATTGCACGCTTTACCGCGATAAAAGATCAGGTTATTATTGTAAACGGCGTTTCAAAAGGATATGCCATGACGGGCTGGCGCATTGGTTATATTGCCGCACCTAAAATCATTGCCAAGGCCTGTGATAAAATGCAGGGTCAAATTACTTCTGCTCCAAGCAGCATTGCTCAAAGAGCCGCACTTGAAGCACTTCTCACAGCGCCTGATGCATTAAAAGAGTTGGGCGTCATGCTGCAGGCTTTTCACGAAAGACGCGACCTGCTGATTGAGCTTCTTAAAGAAATTCCTAACATTAAAACAAATATTCCTGAAGGCGCATTCTATGTGTTTCCTGATGTAAGTTGGTACTATGGAAAATCAGATGGAACAACATTGGTAAAAGATGGTTCAGATCTTTCATTTTACTTGTTAGACAAAGTACACGTAGCTCTGGTACCCGGCTCGGCTTTTGGCGATCCGAACTGCATTCGGATATCATATGCCACGTCAGACAGTCAGTTGATTGAAGCAGCGCGCAGGATAAAGGAAGCGTTGGCCTGCCTTAAATAAAAATGTATTCAAAGGGCACTAATGTTCATTTTACAAGATGTATAAAATTGTTGATGACGCCTAATGCCTGATAAACGTATTGTATGCTAACAAAAGATAATCTTCCGGGCTTGTTTGATTCATTCAGCAAACTTAAGGTATTGGTAATTGGCGACGTAATGATTGATTCTTACCTGTGGGGTAAAGTTGATCGTATTTCACCCGAAGCACCCGTGCCGGTAGTTACTGTCAACAACCGCGAAAACAGGCTTGGCGGCGCTGCCAATGTTGCTTTGAATATTCAGTCACTGGGCGCATTCCCTATCATGTGCTCTGTCATAGGTGATGACCAGAAAGGAGAGCAGTTTATTTGCCTGATGAAGGAACGGGGCTTATCAACTGCCGGAATAGTCCGCTGCAGCAGTCGTATCACAACCACTAAATTTCGCATTATTGGCAACAACACGCAAATGCTGCGCGTTGATGAAGAAGTAACCTCCGATCTCACTGAGGACGAAACGAAAGGGATTACGCAGACCATCTTTTCGCTGCTTGATTCCGAAAAGCCGCATGTTATTTTATTTGAAGATTACGACAAAGGTGTAATCAGCGCATCGCTCATTCATGCGGTTGTAAGCAAAGCACGACGGATGAATATCCCCGTAGTAGTGGATCCAAAGAAACGAAACTTCAATCATTATATTGATATTACGCTGTTCAAACCCAACCTTAAGGAAATGAAAGAAGGTCTTAAGCTTGATGCGATGAACACTGATATGAATACGCTGTCACGCGTTTCTGCCAGCCTGCAGGCAAAGCAAAACATCGATATTTTGCTGATAACACTTGCCGAAAAAGGTGTTTTGGTGAGCTACCGCGATTTTAAACGTAAATATATACCGGAGCTTATTCCTGCCGAAATTCGCAATATCGCCGATGTTTCAGGTGCAGGCGATACGGTCATTTCAACTGCGGCAATTTGCCTTGCGCTGGGAATGGAGCCACTTGATATTGCTTTCTTATCAAACCTTGCCGGAGGTCTGGTATGTGAAGAAGTAGGAGTAGTGCCCGTTAATAAAGAAAAACTGTTTGCCGAAACCATGGCGCGACTTCCGGATGTTCATAACTCAATAGCCTAATGCCCACCGCTTATTAAGACCTTATAGAATGGCCATAGTCGATTCCGCAGGAAAGAAAGAGCAAGTGCGTCGTATGTTTAATGACATTGCGCCCAAATATGATTTTCTGAATCATTTCCTTTCCTTAGGGATTGACCGCTGCTGGCGCAAAAGATTGGTACGTACGTTGAAAAAACTGCATCCTGCAACCATCCTTGATGTAGCTACCGGCACCGGCGACCTCGCCATTGCAGCTCTTAAAACCGGTGCCCATAAAATTACAGGCGTTGATATTTCAGCTCAGATGCTTGAAGTGGGACGAAAAAAACTCATCCGTAAAAAACTGGACGACAGAATTGAACTTATTGAGGGCGACAGCGAAGCGCTTCCGTTTGCTGACGCCGACTTTGATGCCGTGATGGTTGCATTTGGTGTCCGTAATTTTGGTGATCTGGAGCAAGGACTGCGCGAAATGGCGCGCGTAACAAAGCCGAATGGCGCTGTTTTTATTCTCGAATTTTCAAAACCACGCTTATTCCCGTTTAAACAACTCTATAATTTTTATTTCCGATACATCCTTCCTTTTTTTGGTCGACTCGTTTCCGGACACCGCCAGGCATATACCTATTTGCCTGATTCTGTGTTGGTTTTCCCCGACGGGATAAATTTTCTCGATAAAATGAAACGTTGCGGCTATAATAACGTAAAACAACATCGCCTGACTTTCGGTATTGCAACCATTTATTCGGGAAGCAAAACGTAACGTTCAGCAGCGAAATGCGTTTGTTTGCCTTGTTTTAATGGTCATTTAGTGCAAATGAAATAATTATCACAAGATTGCGTTATTGCATCGTTACCTAATTTATAACTATTGAAGTGCTCATTTAAAATAATGTTTCTGGCCTTGATTCTTGCGGCGCTGCTGCCGTTTGAATTGTACGCGCAACGACATCCTCAGATTGAGAACCTGCCTAAGTTCGACAGACGTGTGTACCACTTCGGATTTATTCTTGGCGTGAACCAGATGAACTTTGCAGTGAAACCGGTGTCAGATTTACACCAGTTTGATTCATTGATAGGAATAACCACAAAACCCGATTTCGGTTTCGACATCGGTATTGTTTCTTCCCTGCGTATTGCCGACCATTTCAACATTCGTTTCATTCCAACTCTTTCGTTTGGCGATCGCAGTCTCGAATATTCGGTAAAACTGAAGGATTCTATTGTTACCACTCAGGTAAAAAGGGTGGAGTCAACATTTATGGAATTTCCGCTGATGCTGAAATATAAATCGAGACGACTTACCAACTTTCAGGTTTATGTGGTGGGTGGCGCAAAATATGTAATCGATATGGCTTCACAGGCCGATAAGAAAAATAAAAATCTGAATGAAGCGCCCGTTAAACTTCGTAAAAGTGATTACCTCGGCGAAATTGGTACGGGATGCGACTTCTATCTTACGTATTTCAAATTTGGGATAGAACTTAAAATGTCATACGGTCTGCGCGATCTGTTAAAACGCGAAGACAGTATTTACACAAATAGTGTGAAAAGACTCAATTCAAAAATATTCCAGCTATCATTTACCTTCGAAGGCTAGCAAAATTTGTTATTTTTGCTCTTTAGCAATAACAAATCTTCGAAGAAATGAAAAAAATCTCTCTTCTTACAGCATTCCTGACCATAGCTTTTCTTAACATAGCACAGGCCCAAAATGAAGCCCGATTGCTGCGTTTCCCCGCTATCAGCGGGAATCAGGTTGTGTTTACCTATGCCGGCGACCTCTACACCGTTGATAAAAAAGGCGGTATGGCGCGCAAACTCACTTCCGATATCGGCTATGAAATGTTTGCACGTTTCTCGCCCGACGGTAAAAACATTGCCTTTACAGGGCAGTACGACGGAAATACGGAAGTGTATACCATGCCTGCCACAGGTGGCGTTCCAAAACGTCTTACTTACACAGCTACACTGGGCCGCGACGATATCAGCGACCGTATGGGACCCAATAATATTGTTATGACCTGGCGCGATAACAATACTGTTGTTTTTCGTTCGCGAATGAAAACATTCAATGATTTTAAAGGTCAGCTTTTCGCGATAAGCGACCAGGGCGGAATGCCCGAAGAACTGCCGCTGCCCTGCGGTGGATTTTGCTCCTATTCTCCCGATAAAACAAAACTCGCTTACAATCATATTTTCCGCGAATTCAGAACATGGAAATATTATAAAGGCGGCATGGCCGACGATATCCGCATCTATGATTTTGCTACTAAACAAACAGTAAATATCACCAATAACGCATCGCAGGATATTATGCCGATGTGGTTCGGAAATATCATTTATTTCCTTTCGGACCGCGACCGAACCATGAACATGTTCTCATACAACACCGATACGAAAGAAATAAAGAAGGTGACCGATTTTACACAATATGATATTAAGTTTCCTTCGGCGGGCGATAGTTGTATAGTGTTTGAAAATGGTGGATTTATTTATGCCTTTGATATAAAAACGCAGGAATCAAAAAAGATAACTATTCAGATTGCTGATGATATGAATGCCGGCCGCACTGAGCTGAAAGACGCGTCAAAATATATTAATACGTTCTCGGTTTCGCCCGACGGAAAAAGAATTGGTTTCGGAGCCCGCGGCGATATCTGGACAGTCCCTGCCAAAACCGGGATTACCCGGAATCTTACACAGACATCCGGCGTACACGACCGCAATGTGGCTTGGTCGCCCGATGGAAAATGGATAGCCTATATTTCTGATAAAACAGGTGAAGACGAAATTTATGTCATCGCGCAGGATGGCTCTGCAGATGCCACACAGCTCACTTCAAAAAGCGATACGTATAAATATCAGCCGGTATGGTCGCCCGACAGTAAGAAACTGTTGTGGGCAGATAAAATGCTTCGTCTGCAGTACATCGATGTTGACACAAAAAAGGTAGTTCAGGTTGATGTTTCTAAAGACTGGGAATTTACCGACTTTAGCTGGGCGCCCGACAGCAAATGGATTGCGTATGCAAGGCCCGACAAAACTTCAGAAACCAAGATTTATCTTTATGAAATGGCAAGCG
Proteins encoded:
- a CDS encoding TonB-dependent receptor, translated to MKKFILIIALLAVPFITLAQKTKISGTVRDATTGETIPGVNVVYAEGKGTVTDISGTFTFTVDKGDYTISVSYVGYMTQTKKVSANENNTTVDFALSTVTLSEVEVVADIAKTRETPVAFTTVLPAKLQEELGSQDLPMVLNSTPGVYATQQGGGDGDSRINIRGFSQRNVAVMIDGIPVNDMENSWVYWSNWFGLDAVTRNVQVQRGLGASKLAIPSVGGTMNIVTSGINSQRLLSAKQEVGSDGYLRSTLAYNSGKLKHGWGVTFAGSYKYTDGNVDEAWSKGWFYYLKVDKIIGKHIISISGLGAPQQHGQRPYKKPIATTSLEYARSLGVDSFPQKYYGLGERYNQAWGYLERYTLNDDKTKTRADVEKLNGYVNYFHKPMITLRDFWQVNEKLYISNIAYTSLGFGGGTSPKNTVAENNLDARGQVNWQSYYDGNLGPFSINPTYSKTEHIASQYIKSSVNNHVWYGLLSTINWKISKTFDFAGGIDLRSYRGSHFEQIRDLLGGDYVIENVGLTQGDNNSDSKTMHRVGDKTNYYYDGIVRWGGGFVQAEMKAGNWSAFLNVSGSYSGFKKIDYFAKKVIKEGDSLLKVGYSDTIQYNGKTFTRETPGLKYQESDWKWIPSYTIKGGVNYNLTESMNIFANLGYLTKARDFRYIYERNSINLIKNIRSEVVEAAELGYSVNMRKFAANLNGYYTIWKNKAVNPITTLVEGDNVTGEIPGIDARHMGVELDVLVKPLNWLEVQGLASLGDWIWTSVVKGVELYDSYQKLRGTMDFNAKGIHVDDAAQTQYAGSIRVTPAKGFYLKGQFTYFSRYYSAFAAESLNGSPETLDANGNQKDSWMIPAYYLVDAHAGYSFKVNKIRYAVRVSVLNLLDKLYISDAANNDTYNIPAFNDFDAKSASVFFGIGRRYTASFEVNF
- a CDS encoding lamin tail domain-containing protein, which translates into the protein MKRTLLIVSALLMAMFANAQSCTEFFFSEYVEGTSQNKAMEIYNPTAAPKNLSGYFLNRYSNGGSTVAESLALSGIVPAYGTWVVTNGQLDSNSYGFIDSVLYNMGNQHGSGVHGTDPLYYNGNDAITLEMTGGVIVDVFGHVGAPDPGSGWYDQPGPNGDYTTTYDYLAWSVNHTLIRKPTVLAGITTNPTPFIVNLEWDSLPENTWSHLGSHTCNCNPNAVKQYDNNHQVYFFPNPVINKELTIKGNAVIGSVEIYNVIGDRVLSRKNTGTRADMILRLDALTPGVYVVKTTFSDNSLVTRKIVVE
- a CDS encoding M48 family metalloprotease: MKTMYKSFLFLVMFSSFFAMSCKKEGKVGKDNSLNIFSLADDISLGKQVVAQIDADPAQYPQLDEASYPEAYTHIRGIRDKILNSGLVSYKDQFEWRVKIIHRDDVLNAFAVPGGYMYFYTGLIKFLDNEAQFAGVMAHEMAHAARRHSTDQLTKTYGIELLLAIILGDNPSQAAQIAAGLAEGLSSLAFSRADENEADEYAVKYLYVTEYNAPSLADFFTKLGNESTVPVFLSTHPSPDNRITHINEVWQGLGGASGQLLETEYAQFKASLP
- the arfB gene encoding alternative ribosome rescue aminoacyl-tRNA hydrolase ArfB, whose product is MDLQPLLLNITYRTSRSSGSGGQNVNKVSTRVELLFDLGACAILSDSDKQKISLKLKNRINSDGILRIVSQKERTQLGNKKVVTAKFFNIIENCLKPVKRRRATQVPEAEKETRIREKKIKSVIKENRRKIE
- a CDS encoding pyridoxal phosphate-dependent aminotransferase, with amino-acid sequence MKILSDRINNLSESETLAMTQRSRELKAKGFDVINLSIGEPDFNTPERIKQAGKEGIDKNFTHYTPVSGYLDLREAICTKLKRDNNLNFTPDQIVVSNGAKQSIANVMLSLVNPGDEVIVPAPYWVSYKELVKLAEGVSVVIPGTIENNFKITPAQLEQAITPKTKVFIFSSPCNPTGSVYSKDELHALAEVFARNKHVFIIADEIYEYINFTGKTESIARFTAIKDQVIIVNGVSKGYAMTGWRIGYIAAPKIIAKACDKMQGQITSAPSSIAQRAALEALLTAPDALKELGVMLQAFHERRDLLIELLKEIPNIKTNIPEGAFYVFPDVSWYYGKSDGTTLVKDGSDLSFYLLDKVHVALVPGSAFGDPNCIRISYATSDSQLIEAARRIKEALACLK
- a CDS encoding bifunctional ADP-heptose synthase, with the protein product MLTKDNLPGLFDSFSKLKVLVIGDVMIDSYLWGKVDRISPEAPVPVVTVNNRENRLGGAANVALNIQSLGAFPIMCSVIGDDQKGEQFICLMKERGLSTAGIVRCSSRITTTKFRIIGNNTQMLRVDEEVTSDLTEDETKGITQTIFSLLDSEKPHVILFEDYDKGVISASLIHAVVSKARRMNIPVVVDPKKRNFNHYIDITLFKPNLKEMKEGLKLDAMNTDMNTLSRVSASLQAKQNIDILLITLAEKGVLVSYRDFKRKYIPELIPAEIRNIADVSGAGDTVISTAAICLALGMEPLDIAFLSNLAGGLVCEEVGVVPVNKEKLFAETMARLPDVHNSIA
- the ubiE gene encoding bifunctional demethylmenaquinone methyltransferase/2-methoxy-6-polyprenyl-1,4-benzoquinol methylase UbiE, which gives rise to MAIVDSAGKKEQVRRMFNDIAPKYDFLNHFLSLGIDRCWRKRLVRTLKKLHPATILDVATGTGDLAIAALKTGAHKITGVDISAQMLEVGRKKLIRKKLDDRIELIEGDSEALPFADADFDAVMVAFGVRNFGDLEQGLREMARVTKPNGAVFILEFSKPRLFPFKQLYNFYFRYILPFFGRLVSGHRQAYTYLPDSVLVFPDGINFLDKMKRCGYNNVKQHRLTFGIATIYSGSKT
- a CDS encoding porin family protein; this encodes MFLALILAALLPFELYAQRHPQIENLPKFDRRVYHFGFILGVNQMNFAVKPVSDLHQFDSLIGITTKPDFGFDIGIVSSLRIADHFNIRFIPTLSFGDRSLEYSVKLKDSIVTTQVKRVESTFMEFPLMLKYKSRRLTNFQVYVVGGAKYVIDMASQADKKNKNLNEAPVKLRKSDYLGEIGTGCDFYLTYFKFGIELKMSYGLRDLLKREDSIYTNSVKRLNSKIFQLSFTFEG